The following proteins are co-located in the Verrucomicrobiota bacterium genome:
- a CDS encoding FMN-binding protein, whose product MFCSLMTRRCPMQLLPGLLTILFLCTASVRGQASAAPSAGTTNQLSRQQVEALIAEAGKTPPVWWNDVKLVYPPTLDLTWTVTNKPWNPQRNLGQYTWDIINPNPGKWREGVRLMHHVLTVNKDNKEKLAKTAAHLAGMYHNLLRDWARAAFWYRKTVQLSAYTEDYYAMELGECYWKLGNRDMCVDLIKDITDDETWQGSLIKLWADLGDLDRALKIAEAKAHDDMPDIAFRAAGDACRLAGKSDQAIAYYQKVIAAPKEWKGADKNIKRARASMEAIRLFDQLNLKRVPDGVYQHQIEAYAGPMTVAVTVQNARIQSVRVVQHKEKQFYTAIADTTTRIVEKQSVKGIDLTTGATITAEAIVNATAKALSQGMR is encoded by the coding sequence ATGTTCTGCTCACTAATGACGCGCCGATGCCCGATGCAATTGCTTCCGGGCCTCTTGACCATTCTGTTCCTTTGCACGGCTTCGGTGCGGGGGCAAGCTTCCGCCGCTCCTTCTGCTGGCACCACGAACCAACTCTCCCGGCAACAGGTGGAAGCTCTGATTGCTGAGGCTGGCAAGACCCCGCCGGTTTGGTGGAACGACGTGAAACTGGTGTATCCTCCCACGCTGGACTTGACGTGGACGGTGACAAATAAGCCGTGGAACCCGCAACGCAACCTGGGGCAATACACTTGGGACATCATCAACCCCAATCCCGGCAAATGGCGGGAAGGGGTGCGGCTGATGCATCATGTGCTGACCGTGAACAAGGACAACAAGGAAAAGCTGGCCAAGACCGCCGCGCATCTGGCGGGCATGTACCATAATCTGCTGCGCGATTGGGCGCGCGCGGCCTTCTGGTACCGCAAGACCGTCCAATTGAGCGCCTACACGGAAGATTATTACGCCATGGAGCTGGGGGAATGTTATTGGAAGCTCGGCAACCGCGATATGTGCGTGGATTTGATCAAGGATATCACTGATGACGAAACCTGGCAGGGCAGCCTGATCAAACTCTGGGCTGATCTGGGTGATTTGGATCGCGCGCTGAAAATCGCTGAAGCTAAGGCGCATGATGATATGCCGGATATAGCTTTTCGTGCTGCCGGCGACGCCTGTCGTTTGGCGGGCAAATCGGATCAAGCCATTGCTTATTACCAGAAAGTTATAGCCGCACCTAAAGAATGGAAGGGCGCGGATAAAAATATCAAGCGCGCACGCGCCAGCATGGAGGCCATCCGGCTCTTTGATCAATTGAATTTGAAGCGGGTGCCGGACGGCGTGTACCAGCACCAGATCGAAGCCTATGCCGGCCCCATGACCGTCGCGGTGACCGTTCAAAACGCGCGCATTCAAAGCGTCCGGGTGGTTCAGCACAAGGAAAAACAGTTTTACACCGCCATCGCGGACACCACGACCCGCATCGTTGAGAAACAATCCGTCAAAGGCATTGATTTGACCACTGGCGCCACCATCACCGCCGAAGCCATTGTCAATGCGACCGCCAAAGCGCTCTCTCAGGGCATGCGATGA
- a CDS encoding SGNH/GDSL hydrolase family protein gives MKYSILSLLCLATGLSALAATPKTALQWTEIRTLGIEGQGWTDVKEPYDRLPAKAEEKVPKAVWSLSRHSSGMHVRFVTDASAIHARWAVGSSNLAMPHMAATGVSGLDLYVKTETGAWRWLAVAKPVTQTNTVALVSNLPPGRREYLLYLPLYNSTRFVELGVPEGASLTKAGPWGTGTRKPVVYYGTSILHGACASRPGMVHSAILGRRYDFPHINLGFSGNGKMEIELADLLAELDASVYVLDCLPNMTADQVTARVEPFVMKLRATHPKTPILLVEDRTYADAFLLQSRRQRNDTSRAALKAAYERLLQAGVKGLHYIPGENLLGDDGEGTVDSSHPNDLGFMRQAAVFGQVLEPLLKEAANH, from the coding sequence ATGAAATACTCCATTCTTTCCCTGCTCTGCCTGGCAACGGGCCTGAGCGCTTTGGCGGCAACCCCAAAAACAGCACTGCAATGGACGGAGATTCGCACCCTCGGTATCGAGGGGCAGGGTTGGACAGACGTCAAAGAGCCTTATGATCGTCTGCCTGCCAAAGCGGAAGAAAAGGTGCCCAAGGCCGTATGGAGCTTGAGTCGTCATTCCTCCGGCATGCATGTGCGGTTCGTGACAGATGCCTCGGCGATCCACGCCCGCTGGGCCGTGGGTTCCAGCAACCTGGCCATGCCGCACATGGCGGCCACCGGCGTTAGCGGGTTGGATCTGTACGTTAAAACCGAAACAGGCGCGTGGCGATGGCTGGCCGTGGCCAAACCAGTAACGCAAACCAACACCGTGGCGCTGGTCAGCAATCTTCCTCCCGGACGTCGCGAGTACTTGCTCTATCTGCCGCTCTACAACAGCACCCGCTTCGTGGAACTGGGCGTGCCCGAGGGCGCCAGCCTGACCAAAGCCGGTCCGTGGGGAACGGGAACCCGCAAGCCGGTGGTGTACTACGGCACCTCGATTCTTCATGGTGCGTGCGCGTCCCGACCTGGCATGGTGCACAGCGCCATTCTTGGTCGCCGCTATGATTTCCCGCATATCAACCTGGGTTTTTCCGGCAACGGGAAAATGGAAATCGAACTTGCCGACCTATTGGCGGAGTTGGATGCCAGTGTTTACGTGCTGGATTGCCTGCCGAACATGACGGCGGACCAGGTCACTGCGCGCGTTGAGCCATTTGTCATGAAACTGCGCGCCACCCACCCCAAGACTCCCATCCTGCTGGTTGAGGATCGCACGTATGCCGATGCCTTTCTTCTGCAAAGCCGGCGCCAGCGCAATGACACCAGCCGCGCAGCCCTCAAGGCGGCTTACGAACGACTGCTCCAAGCCGGAGTGAAAGGCCTTCATTACATCCCGGGCGAAAACCTCCTGGGCGATGACGGCGAGGGCACGGTGGACAGCTCGCACCCCAATGATCTGGGTTTCATGCGGCAAGCCGCCGTTTTTGGGCAAGTGTTGGAACCGCTATTGAAAGAGGCGGCCAACCATTGA
- a CDS encoding sialidase family protein, with protein MKHLLLPILVGAICWNTSGLAAPATNNIAKTATVKVSTNFIATAADLKARIPGQLHITKPDYIVFVPEVNGDVVSDTGNEHFLVFDGPDGSLMAVWTQSSAESQPDQHIAFARSADEGKTWSAPRIIAGPKKAGDGFIASWGYPLVSKSGRIYVLYSQHIGKFDSFYHHTGWLDGIHSDDHGQTWSQPQNVSVARSINDNPDTNMPPNMLCWQKPLRLGKDGKYFAGFTRWTSFAVRKNPGKSWITADSRVEFMRFENVDANPAVKDLKISWFASNEKALAVPPPDYPEVSACQEPTVVKLPDGRLFCVMRTASGSPFWSVSSDIGETWTQPRRLLRKDGGEPLLHPLSPCPMYDLGGNTAGSGHYALFIHNHDGNYQGYKPTDSGFHRRPIHLVHGYFKADADQPVWFDEPKFFMDHNGISLGKPGTNGRLDLALYASWTVRNGKPVLWYPERKFFLLGREIQLPQ; from the coding sequence ATGAAACACCTCCTGCTACCCATCCTCGTTGGCGCAATCTGCTGGAACACCTCTGGCCTCGCTGCACCCGCTACCAATAATATCGCCAAGACGGCCACCGTCAAAGTCAGCACCAACTTTATTGCCACTGCCGCCGATCTTAAGGCCCGCATCCCTGGCCAATTGCACATCACCAAACCGGATTATATCGTCTTTGTGCCCGAGGTGAATGGCGATGTCGTCAGCGATACCGGCAATGAGCACTTCCTTGTCTTCGATGGCCCGGATGGTTCGCTCATGGCCGTGTGGACGCAAAGCTCGGCGGAATCACAACCCGATCAGCACATTGCCTTTGCGCGCAGTGCCGATGAAGGCAAAACCTGGTCTGCACCCCGGATTATCGCTGGGCCTAAAAAGGCGGGCGACGGGTTCATTGCCAGTTGGGGTTATCCTTTAGTGAGCAAGTCCGGGCGCATCTATGTGCTCTACAGCCAGCACATCGGGAAGTTTGATTCCTTCTATCATCACACCGGCTGGCTGGATGGTATCCATAGCGATGACCATGGGCAAACCTGGTCGCAGCCGCAGAATGTCAGCGTGGCGCGCAGCATCAATGACAACCCGGATACCAACATGCCGCCGAATATGCTCTGCTGGCAAAAACCGCTACGCCTGGGCAAGGACGGCAAATACTTTGCCGGGTTTACCCGCTGGACCAGCTTCGCTGTGCGCAAGAATCCCGGCAAATCATGGATCACTGCTGATTCACGCGTCGAATTCATGCGCTTTGAGAATGTGGATGCTAATCCGGCCGTGAAGGACCTCAAAATCAGTTGGTTTGCCTCCAATGAAAAAGCCCTCGCCGTGCCGCCGCCCGACTATCCCGAGGTCAGCGCCTGTCAGGAACCCACGGTTGTGAAACTGCCGGATGGCCGGTTGTTCTGCGTGATGCGCACCGCCTCAGGCAGCCCGTTCTGGAGTGTAAGCAGCGATATTGGTGAAACGTGGACCCAGCCGCGCCGACTCCTGCGCAAGGACGGTGGTGAACCGCTATTGCATCCGCTCTCTCCGTGTCCGATGTACGATCTGGGCGGCAATACCGCAGGCAGTGGTCATTACGCCCTGTTCATTCACAATCATGATGGCAACTACCAGGGTTACAAACCCACCGATAGCGGTTTCCACCGTCGCCCCATCCATCTGGTTCACGGTTACTTCAAGGCCGACGCGGATCAACCGGTCTGGTTTGATGAACCCAAATTCTTTATGGATCACAATGGCATCAGCCTGGGCAAACCCGGCACCAATGGCCGGCTTGATCTCGCGCTTTACGCCAGTTGGACCGTCCGCAACGGCAAGCCGGTGCTCTGGTACCCCGAACGTAAATTCTTTTTGCTGGGCCGTGAAATCCAACTGCCACAATAA
- a CDS encoding NAD(P)-dependent oxidoreductase — translation MSETILVTQPEYVKAEAVFKAAADVRCEAAPPEEGALAELVSTRRIRAVIVGVAPYRGPLYGALAKQGPAIISRFGVGHDSIDKALSHKNGIAVTNTPGVLDESVAEHTFWLMGSLVRRVAQLDADMRQGNFRSTAGMELRGKTLGILGLGGIGRKVAAMAHFGFGMKVIVAGRQPVASHQSTSGIDFYTDKAEHIFRQCDILSVHLRSDATTRHFINAERLSWLKPGALLINTARGAVMDESALFDALNTGRLAGAALDVFEHEPYQPVAAGKDLRKLDNVVLTPHVGSNTREANRRMGEASLNNVRHFLAGRLDQLSHIGKPLI, via the coding sequence ATGAGCGAAACGATCTTGGTTACCCAGCCGGAATACGTGAAAGCGGAAGCGGTCTTCAAGGCCGCCGCCGATGTGCGTTGTGAAGCAGCACCACCCGAAGAAGGCGCGCTGGCCGAACTGGTGTCCACACGCCGAATCCGCGCAGTGATTGTTGGGGTGGCACCGTATCGCGGCCCGCTCTATGGGGCGCTGGCCAAACAGGGACCCGCCATCATCTCCCGCTTTGGGGTCGGTCATGACAGCATTGATAAAGCCTTGTCCCATAAAAACGGTATCGCCGTCACCAACACCCCCGGCGTGCTGGATGAAAGCGTCGCGGAACATACCTTCTGGCTGATGGGCAGTCTCGTGCGGCGCGTCGCTCAACTGGATGCCGATATGCGCCAAGGCAACTTCCGCAGTACTGCGGGCATGGAACTGCGTGGCAAAACCCTCGGCATTCTGGGATTGGGTGGCATTGGCCGAAAGGTCGCTGCCATGGCTCACTTCGGCTTTGGCATGAAGGTCATCGTAGCCGGACGGCAACCGGTGGCCAGCCATCAGTCAACCAGCGGCATTGATTTCTACACCGACAAGGCAGAACATATTTTCCGCCAATGCGACATCTTGAGCGTGCACTTGCGCTCCGATGCAACCACCCGCCATTTCATCAACGCAGAACGGTTATCCTGGCTTAAGCCGGGCGCACTCTTGATCAACACGGCCCGCGGCGCGGTCATGGATGAATCGGCGCTGTTCGATGCGCTCAACACCGGCCGATTGGCAGGCGCTGCCCTGGATGTGTTTGAACACGAACCCTACCAGCCAGTGGCGGCAGGGAAAGACCTACGGAAACTGGACAACGTGGTCCTGACCCCTCATGTCGGCTCCAATACCCGCGAGGCCAACCGCCGCATGGGTGAAGCCAGCCTGAACAACGTCCGGCATTTCCTGGCCGGTCGCCTGGATCAATTATCGCATATAGGCAAGCCTTTGATTTGA
- a CDS encoding aldolase/citrate lyase family protein, with the protein MSDLKNKLRSGQLVLGGWTLMGHPAIAEIMAGEGFDFLGVDMEHTATELSEFYHLALAVQGTGCEVLARLPECDASLAKRVLDLGAAGIIVPSVNTPALAAQSVAMAKFPPAGVRGASLCRATGYGKDFAGYYQRHNDEVVVVVMLEHIDAVNQADAILATPGIDAVLIGPYDLSTSMDLAGQLDHPKVQAAQQTILQACQRAGVPGGIHVVPTAPEAVQQRIAEGFRFIACGLDTLFIREGCQRMLQARKKSV; encoded by the coding sequence ATGAGCGATCTAAAAAACAAACTCCGTTCCGGACAACTAGTCTTAGGCGGCTGGACCCTGATGGGGCATCCGGCCATCGCCGAAATCATGGCGGGCGAAGGCTTCGACTTCCTGGGCGTGGATATGGAACACACCGCGACCGAACTCAGCGAATTCTACCATCTGGCGCTGGCCGTTCAGGGAACCGGATGCGAGGTGCTGGCGCGGCTCCCGGAGTGCGATGCGTCGCTGGCCAAGCGGGTGTTGGACCTCGGGGCTGCCGGCATCATTGTGCCATCGGTCAACACCCCGGCGCTGGCGGCACAATCGGTGGCCATGGCCAAGTTCCCCCCGGCGGGTGTGCGCGGTGCTTCCCTCTGCCGCGCCACTGGCTACGGCAAGGATTTCGCCGGATATTACCAGCGGCATAATGACGAGGTCGTCGTCGTCGTCATGCTGGAACATATTGACGCCGTCAACCAGGCCGATGCCATCCTGGCAACGCCGGGCATTGATGCCGTACTGATCGGTCCCTATGATTTATCCACCTCCATGGACCTGGCCGGACAGTTGGATCATCCCAAGGTACAAGCGGCGCAGCAAACCATCCTCCAGGCTTGCCAGCGCGCTGGCGTCCCGGGGGGCATCCACGTGGTGCCAACGGCCCCGGAAGCGGTGCAGCAGCGGATTGCGGAGGGATTCCGTTTTATTGCGTGTGGGCTCGACACCCTGTTCATCCGGGAAGGCTGCCAACGCATGTTGCAAGCCAGGAAAAAATCTGTATGA